AATACGTCAAAAGCTGATCATTATACCGCGGGGGGTAAAATTACAGGCTTTCAAAACGGTCTCGCAATTGCTGGGGACTTTATGTCAGCAGCTTCATTCTTAGGTATTTCCGCACTGGTTTTTACCTCTGGCTATGATGGCTTGATTTATTCCATTGGTTTCTTAGCGGGATGGCCATTAATTTTATTTATGATTGCCGAGCGTTTACGTAACTTAGGTAAATTTACCTTTGCCGATGTGGCTTCTTATCGTCTAAAACAACGTGCAATTCGTACCTTGTCAGCGTTTAGTTCGTTGATTGTAGTAGCACTTTATTTGATTGCACAAATGGTAGGTGCAGGTAAATTAATCGAGTTATTATTCGGCTTAAATTATCATATTGCTGTAGTACTAGTAGGTATCTTAATGGTGCTGTATGTACTGTTTGGCGGTATGTTAGCAACCACATGGGTGCAAATTATTAAAGCAGTATTGTTATTATTTGGTGCTAGCTTTATGGCGATTATGGTACTGGTAGCAGTTAATTTTGATTTAGGTACTTTATTTAATCGAGCTATTGAGTTACATCCAAAAGGTAATGCTATTATGTTCCCTGGTGGATTAGCACCTGATCCTATTTCTGCATTCTCATTGGCTTTTGCATTAATGTTTGGTACAGCAGGCTTGCCGCATATTTTAATGCGATTCTTTACCGTTAGTAGTGCCAAAGAAGCTCGTAAGAGCGTTTTTTATGCCACAGGTTTTATTGGTTACTTCTATATCCTAACTTTTATTATTGGCTTTGGCGCTATTATTTTAGTAACAGGTAACCCAGCTTTCCATAGCCCAACAGGTGAGTTGTTAGGTGGTAATAATATGGCCGCTGTGCATCTTGCTCATGCTGTGGGTGGTGACTTGTTCCTTGGCTTTATTTCAGCGGTTGCCTT
This portion of the Entomomonas sp. E2T0 genome encodes:
- a CDS encoding cation acetate symporter, with product MITRILQISILLLCTTMVQAAGAIDGAVERQPLNLSAIVMFLIFVSATLYITKWAAKRNTSKADHYTAGGKITGFQNGLAIAGDFMSAASFLGISALVFTSGYDGLIYSIGFLAGWPLILFMIAERLRNLGKFTFADVASYRLKQRAIRTLSAFSSLIVVALYLIAQMVGAGKLIELLFGLNYHIAVVLVGILMVLYVLFGGMLATTWVQIIKAVLLLFGASFMAIMVLVAVNFDLGTLFNRAIELHPKGNAIMFPGGLAPDPISAFSLAFALMFGTAGLPHILMRFFTVSSAKEARKSVFYATGFIGYFYILTFIIGFGAIILVTGNPAFHSPTGELLGGNNMAAVHLAHAVGGDLFLGFISAVAFATILAVVAGLALAGASAVSHDLYSCVLKDGKVSERTEMRVTRLATLALGIVAVLLGILFEKQNIAFMVGLAFSIAASCNFPILFLSMYWKGLTTRGAFWGGGLGLATAVVLMILGPTVWVQILGHEKAIFPYEYPALFSMFVAFMGVWIFSVTDKSSQAHQERARFLPQFIRSQTGIGASGAVSH